In Treponema denticola, one genomic interval encodes:
- the purL gene encoding phosphoribosylformylglycinamidine synthase subunit PurL, which yields MNIYRFCVKSKEGLHFQIPKNEELLKQAHVLGFKTVKEINTEALYFVRGNLSNEEKKVLADFLFCDELYEYSQTEGFTIEDKKNIFHIETALKPGVTDSSSREALRAVKELGILGVEEITSGKAYDIQGELTQPEIEKIAKSLLCNDVIEQYKIGFVEPAWAHEHDGKNEPNTRVELIDIASMNDEELLALSNERRAALDIYEMRAIREFYKTEKRSCTDAEFETIAQTWSEHCVHKTFKAKIDIDGTSLTEEQKKAYPGLCVNSIIKTYIKKATDDINAPWVLSSFVDNAGIIEFDEKYEVSFKAETHNHPSAIEPFGGANTGVGGVIRDVMGVSARPFAVTDVLCFGHPDTPAENVPKGTLHPKRIISGVIEGVKDYGNKMGIPTVNGGVHYHEAYASNPLVYCGCAGIAPRGKHRTKPSAGDHIISLGGKTGRDGLRGATFSSMVMDASTGDVAGSSVQIGEPIIQKKVAEVLIDARDQGLYSAITDCGAGGYSSAVGEMASALGCDVDLAKFPVKYQGLAPWELWLSEAQERMVIAVPDDKLDALQKLCDANDVELTNLGRFTGDAVLRVRFGEKEIINLSCGFLHSGPPQRKLKAAPPKDGKPFIKYPEYKEPDLNEALKAVINHHAVNSKEDIVRLYDHEVQGGTILRPYDGPEGNVPQDAAVIKPMETEGKKAVAISNALNPRQGLLDPYAAAASAIDEAVRNAVAAGADPEKTAILDNFCLGDPNRPETMWALIEMARSCYDTALVFKTPFISGKDSFNNEYLSSEGKRVSIPPSLLISAMGIVPDIGKVPGSDFKKEGSAIYLVGKPQFSFGGSVFAELFGIPSGESAAVPPFKKEAAELYKKLHSNIMKGLVLSCHDLSEGGLAAALYEMCLSGIGAELKKDFHTRLGASKIASLFGETTGCLLVEVKEENRSAFEKEMEGASIYEIGKTCGKAGLKL from the coding sequence ATGAATATTTACCGATTTTGTGTTAAAAGCAAGGAAGGCTTGCACTTTCAAATACCCAAAAATGAGGAGCTCTTAAAGCAGGCCCATGTTCTCGGCTTTAAAACCGTTAAAGAAATAAATACTGAAGCCCTTTATTTTGTACGCGGAAATCTTTCAAATGAAGAAAAAAAGGTACTGGCCGACTTCTTATTTTGCGATGAGCTTTATGAGTACAGCCAAACCGAAGGCTTTACAATAGAAGATAAAAAAAATATTTTCCATATCGAAACAGCCTTAAAGCCGGGAGTTACGGACTCATCTTCACGCGAGGCCTTGAGGGCGGTCAAAGAACTCGGTATTCTCGGCGTTGAAGAAATTACCAGCGGAAAAGCCTACGATATTCAGGGCGAACTAACCCAACCCGAAATAGAAAAGATTGCAAAAAGCCTTTTATGCAATGATGTCATAGAGCAGTATAAAATAGGCTTTGTAGAACCTGCATGGGCTCATGAACATGACGGAAAAAATGAGCCTAATACAAGAGTTGAACTCATAGACATAGCCTCCATGAACGATGAGGAACTTTTAGCCCTCTCAAACGAAAGGCGGGCTGCCTTGGATATTTACGAGATGAGGGCTATCAGGGAATTCTACAAGACGGAAAAGCGATCTTGTACCGATGCGGAATTTGAAACCATAGCCCAAACTTGGAGCGAGCACTGCGTTCATAAAACATTTAAGGCAAAAATAGACATTGACGGCACCTCTCTAACAGAGGAGCAAAAAAAAGCCTATCCCGGTCTTTGCGTAAACAGCATAATTAAAACCTATATCAAAAAGGCAACCGATGACATCAATGCTCCTTGGGTGCTTTCCTCCTTTGTGGACAATGCCGGTATTATCGAATTTGACGAAAAATATGAAGTTTCCTTTAAGGCGGAAACTCATAATCATCCTTCCGCTATCGAGCCCTTCGGAGGAGCCAACACGGGAGTCGGAGGCGTTATCAGAGATGTTATGGGCGTTTCAGCCCGTCCCTTCGCCGTAACCGATGTCCTTTGCTTCGGCCATCCCGACACTCCGGCAGAAAATGTTCCCAAGGGAACCCTTCATCCTAAACGCATAATCTCAGGCGTTATAGAAGGAGTTAAGGACTACGGAAACAAGATGGGCATTCCGACCGTAAACGGAGGCGTTCACTACCACGAGGCTTATGCTTCAAATCCTTTAGTCTACTGCGGATGTGCAGGCATTGCCCCCAGAGGCAAGCACCGCACAAAACCCTCGGCCGGAGATCACATTATTTCTTTAGGCGGAAAAACGGGACGGGACGGCCTTAGAGGAGCTACATTTTCTTCGATGGTAATGGATGCAAGCACCGGTGATGTTGCAGGCTCATCGGTTCAAATTGGAGAACCTATAATTCAAAAAAAGGTAGCGGAAGTTCTTATAGATGCCCGCGATCAAGGTCTTTATTCTGCAATTACCGACTGCGGAGCGGGAGGTTATTCTTCTGCCGTAGGCGAAATGGCTTCGGCCCTCGGCTGCGATGTAGACCTCGCAAAATTCCCCGTAAAATATCAGGGCCTTGCCCCGTGGGAGCTCTGGCTTTCGGAGGCACAAGAAAGAATGGTTATCGCCGTTCCCGATGATAAACTCGATGCCTTACAAAAGCTCTGCGATGCCAATGATGTGGAATTGACAAACCTCGGCCGTTTTACCGGAGATGCCGTTTTAAGGGTACGCTTCGGCGAAAAGGAAATAATAAATCTTTCATGCGGCTTTTTACATTCAGGCCCGCCTCAGAGAAAACTAAAAGCTGCTCCTCCAAAAGATGGAAAACCTTTTATAAAATATCCTGAATATAAGGAACCCGATCTGAATGAAGCTCTAAAGGCAGTGATAAATCATCATGCCGTAAATTCAAAAGAAGACATAGTAAGGCTTTACGACCATGAGGTTCAAGGCGGAACAATTCTACGCCCCTATGACGGACCTGAAGGAAATGTGCCTCAGGATGCAGCCGTTATAAAGCCTATGGAAACGGAAGGGAAAAAAGCCGTTGCTATCTCAAATGCCTTAAATCCGAGGCAGGGCCTTTTGGATCCTTATGCAGCCGCAGCAAGTGCGATAGACGAAGCTGTCCGAAATGCCGTTGCAGCCGGAGCAGACCCCGAAAAAACAGCCATCCTCGATAACTTTTGCTTGGGAGATCCCAACCGTCCCGAAACCATGTGGGCACTGATAGAGATGGCACGCTCTTGCTATGACACTGCCCTCGTCTTTAAAACCCCTTTTATTTCGGGGAAGGACTCCTTTAATAACGAATACCTGAGCTCGGAAGGAAAAAGAGTTTCCATTCCGCCGTCACTTTTAATATCGGCGATGGGAATAGTTCCCGACATCGGAAAGGTTCCGGGCTCGGACTTTAAAAAAGAAGGTTCGGCTATTTACCTCGTAGGTAAGCCTCAATTTTCTTTCGGCGGCTCGGTTTTTGCAGAACTTTTCGGCATTCCTTCAGGAGAAAGCGCTGCCGTTCCACCCTTTAAAAAAGAAGCAGCTGAGCTTTATAAAAAACTTCACTCCAATATAATGAAGGGCTTGGTGCTTTCATGCCATGACCTAAGCGAAGGAGGCCTTGCTGCCGCCCTCTACGAAATGTGTTTAAGCGGCATAGGAGCCGAATTAAAAAAAGACTTCCACACAAGGCTGGGAGCTTCAAAGATTGCAAGCCTCTTTGGGGAAACCACAGGCTGTCTTCTTGTAGAAGTAAAAGAAGAAAACCGTTCGGCCTTTGAAAAGGAAATGGAAGGTGCTTCAATTTACGAGATAGGAAAAACCTGCGGAAAGGCAGGATTAAAACTTTAA